The Hymenobacter sp. 5317J-9 genome has a window encoding:
- a CDS encoding porin family protein encodes MKKLALSLALLAGTAAAANAQSTRFGLKAGVNYTTFSGDGVEDAKYKFGAVGGVAANFGFSESLSLQTELLYSQKGTEIKNSNYNFKLNYIELPIMFRYTLADGKGPFLQAGPQIGYLAKVKLSDGDGNEIKLDNDAYQNIALGYVAAVGYQLESGLSIEGRFNGDINSVGKDNDVNDQQRNRVFSVQLGYMFGGK; translated from the coding sequence ATGAAAAAGCTCGCGCTTTCTCTCGCACTGCTGGCCGGTACCGCCGCCGCAGCCAATGCCCAATCTACCCGCTTCGGCCTCAAAGCCGGCGTGAACTACACCACTTTCTCCGGCGATGGCGTGGAAGACGCCAAGTACAAGTTCGGCGCCGTGGGCGGCGTGGCCGCCAACTTCGGCTTCTCCGAGTCCCTGTCGCTCCAAACCGAGCTGCTCTACTCGCAGAAGGGCACCGAAATCAAGAACAGCAACTACAATTTCAAGCTGAACTACATTGAGCTGCCCATCATGTTCCGCTACACCCTGGCCGATGGCAAAGGCCCTTTCCTGCAGGCCGGCCCGCAGATTGGCTACCTGGCCAAGGTAAAGCTGTCGGACGGCGACGGCAACGAAATCAAACTCGACAACGACGCCTACCAAAACATCGCGCTGGGCTACGTGGCCGCCGTGGGCTACCAGCTCGAGTCGGGCCTCAGCATTGAAGGCCGCTTCAACGGCGACATCAACAGCGTGGGCAAAGACAACGACGTGAACGACCAGCAGCGCAACCGCGTGTTCTCGGTACAGTTGGGCTACATGTTTGGCGGCAAGTAA
- a CDS encoding porin family protein yields MKKVILSLALVAGISATASAQATFGVKAGASLTTLGGPDASGFSNKVGLNAGVLANLAFGDALSLQPEVLFSMKGAADSNNSKNKINLNYIDVPVMLQYNADGLFFEAGPQVGFLASAKATDGTNDVDVKDQLNTVDFGYAVGLGYKLETGPMIGLRYNGGITSIDKEESGTTAAKIRNNAFQLYVGFMFGGK; encoded by the coding sequence ATGAAAAAAGTTATCCTTTCCCTGGCCCTGGTGGCTGGTATTTCGGCCACGGCTTCGGCCCAGGCTACGTTCGGCGTGAAGGCCGGCGCTTCGCTCACCACCCTCGGCGGCCCCGATGCTTCGGGCTTCTCTAACAAGGTAGGCCTCAACGCTGGCGTGCTGGCCAACCTGGCCTTCGGCGACGCGCTGTCGCTGCAGCCCGAAGTGCTGTTTTCGATGAAAGGCGCTGCTGATTCGAACAACTCGAAAAACAAAATCAACCTCAACTACATCGACGTGCCGGTGATGCTGCAGTACAACGCCGACGGCCTGTTCTTCGAAGCTGGCCCGCAGGTGGGCTTCCTGGCCTCGGCCAAAGCCACCGATGGCACCAACGACGTGGATGTGAAAGACCAGCTCAACACCGTGGACTTCGGCTACGCCGTGGGCCTGGGCTACAAGCTCGAAACCGGTCCGATGATTGGCCTGCGCTACAACGGCGGCATCACCAGCATCGACAAGGAAGAGTCCGGCACCACCGCAGCCAAGATTCGCAACAACGCGTTCCAGCTGTACGTGGGCTTCATGTTCGGCGGCAAATAA
- a CDS encoding acyloxyacyl hydrolase — protein MFPLFRFSCRWKPVAFLCLSGFGARAQEAPATAPEAPRMPLVVGAYAQGSIIMAHTYAIRHLVASHPTGFEINLQRQTTGAAPWHGWYKFPKIGLALTYYDFHNPVLGYAFAASPYISKSFSRGEKHDFSFRLGTGLAYLTNPYNQETNHKNTIASSALNATLQLRFEYDYALTPHLGLLAGIGLNHFSNGATTKPNFGVNLPSLVLGLNYHEQRHPVQVNPYAPAPEDVGHMFYNVSTSLGFKQRTEGDKQKYLVNSVTLAVGRRMNRKSNLLLGVEGFNDRSLKATLNDTTRAGLKQPDVKKAGVFIGHELLFGRLAFDSHLGFYVYAPYKSSTPYYERLGLKYHFTDLLFGAIDLKIHRGAADVIEFKVGAKL, from the coding sequence ATGTTTCCTCTATTCCGTTTCTCGTGCCGATGGAAGCCGGTGGCTTTTCTTTGCCTGAGTGGCTTTGGCGCCCGCGCGCAGGAGGCGCCCGCTACTGCGCCTGAGGCCCCGCGCATGCCGCTGGTGGTGGGAGCGTATGCGCAGGGCAGCATCATCATGGCGCACACCTACGCCATCCGTCACTTGGTGGCCTCGCACCCCACGGGGTTCGAAATCAACCTGCAGCGCCAAACCACCGGCGCCGCGCCCTGGCACGGCTGGTACAAGTTTCCGAAAATTGGCTTGGCCCTCACGTACTACGACTTTCACAACCCGGTGCTGGGCTACGCCTTTGCGGCCAGCCCCTACATCAGCAAGTCGTTTTCGCGGGGCGAGAAGCACGATTTTAGCTTCCGGCTGGGCACCGGGCTGGCCTACCTCACCAACCCCTACAACCAGGAAACCAACCACAAAAACACCATTGCCAGCTCGGCCCTCAACGCCACGCTGCAGCTGCGGTTTGAGTACGACTACGCCCTTACCCCGCACCTGGGCCTGCTGGCCGGCATCGGCCTGAACCACTTTTCCAACGGCGCCACCACCAAGCCCAACTTTGGCGTGAACCTGCCTTCGCTGGTGCTGGGCCTCAACTACCACGAGCAGCGCCACCCCGTGCAGGTGAACCCTTACGCGCCGGCCCCGGAAGACGTGGGCCACATGTTCTACAACGTGAGCACCAGCCTGGGCTTCAAGCAACGCACCGAGGGCGACAAGCAGAAGTACCTCGTGAACTCGGTGACGCTGGCCGTGGGCCGCCGCATGAACCGCAAATCCAACCTGCTGCTGGGCGTGGAGGGCTTCAACGACCGCAGCCTGAAAGCCACCCTGAACGACACCACCCGTGCCGGCCTCAAGCAGCCCGACGTGAAAAAGGCGGGCGTATTTATCGGCCACGAGTTGCTGTTTGGTCGCCTGGCTTTCGATTCGCACCTGGGCTTCTACGTGTACGCGCCCTACAAATCGAGCACGCCCTACTACGAGCGCCTGGGCCTGAAGTACCACTTCACCGACTTGCTGTTCGGCGCCATCGACCTGAAAATTCACCGCGGCGCCGCCGACGTGATAGAGTTCAAAGTAGGGGCGAAGCTGTAG
- a CDS encoding YifB family Mg chelatase-like AAA ATPase: MLTKTFGSAVQGVNAYTIIIEVVVSAGTGFNVVGLPDNAIKESQQRIEAALKFRGYRMPRTKTVVNMAPADIRKEGAAYDLPIALGILHASQQLNTERLPEYIIMGEMSLDGELRPIKGVLPIAIQARKEGFKGIILPKENAEEAAIVNNLDVIAVASMQEAIDFFEGRLDITPKKVDTRDLFQHSVNKYTADFADVQGQENIKRALEIAAAGGHNVIMIGPPGAGKTMLAKRLPSILPPLSMQEALETTKIHSVAGKLAGGGLLSTRPFRAPHHTISDVALVGGGGNPQPGEISLAHNGVLFLDELPEFKRTVLEVMRQPLEERRVTISRAKVSIEFPANFMLIASMNPCPCGYYNHPEKECVCGPGVVQKYLNKVSGPLLDRIDLHVEVTPVTFDQMTETRKAETSADIQPRVDRARAVQEARFREYADIHSNAMMPPQMVKDLCAISEEGRTLLKTAMERLGLSARAYDRILKVARTIADLAGADDIQLPHLAEAIQYRSLDREGWAG; the protein is encoded by the coding sequence ATGCTTACCAAAACCTTCGGCTCGGCCGTGCAGGGTGTGAACGCCTACACCATCATCATTGAGGTGGTGGTTTCGGCCGGCACGGGGTTCAACGTGGTGGGCCTGCCCGACAACGCCATCAAGGAGAGCCAGCAGCGCATTGAGGCGGCGCTGAAGTTTCGGGGCTACCGCATGCCGCGCACCAAAACCGTGGTGAACATGGCCCCGGCCGACATCCGCAAGGAAGGCGCGGCGTATGACCTGCCCATTGCGCTGGGCATTTTGCACGCCTCGCAGCAGTTGAATACGGAGCGGCTGCCCGAGTACATCATCATGGGCGAGATGTCGCTCGACGGCGAGTTGCGGCCCATCAAGGGCGTGCTGCCCATTGCCATTCAGGCCCGTAAAGAAGGCTTCAAGGGCATTATTCTGCCCAAGGAAAACGCCGAGGAAGCGGCCATTGTCAACAACCTCGACGTCATTGCCGTGGCCAGCATGCAAGAGGCCATCGACTTCTTCGAGGGCCGGCTTGACATCACGCCCAAGAAGGTGGACACGCGCGACCTGTTCCAGCATTCCGTGAATAAGTACACGGCCGACTTCGCCGACGTGCAGGGCCAGGAAAACATCAAGCGGGCGCTGGAAATAGCGGCAGCCGGCGGCCACAACGTGATTATGATAGGCCCGCCCGGCGCCGGCAAAACCATGCTGGCCAAACGCCTGCCCAGCATCTTGCCGCCCCTGAGCATGCAGGAGGCGCTGGAAACCACCAAAATCCACTCGGTGGCCGGCAAGCTGGCGGGCGGCGGGCTGCTGAGCACGCGGCCGTTTCGGGCACCGCACCACACCATTTCCGACGTGGCGCTGGTGGGCGGGGGCGGCAACCCGCAGCCCGGCGAAATCTCGCTGGCCCACAACGGCGTGCTGTTTCTCGACGAGCTGCCGGAGTTCAAGCGCACGGTGCTGGAGGTGATGCGCCAGCCGCTGGAGGAGCGCCGCGTCACCATTTCGCGCGCCAAGGTCAGCATTGAGTTTCCGGCCAATTTTATGCTCATCGCCAGCATGAACCCCTGCCCCTGCGGATATTACAATCACCCCGAGAAGGAATGCGTGTGCGGCCCCGGCGTGGTGCAGAAGTACCTGAACAAGGTTTCGGGCCCGCTGCTCGACCGCATCGACCTGCACGTGGAGGTGACGCCCGTGACCTTCGACCAGATGACGGAAACCCGCAAGGCCGAAACCAGCGCCGACATTCAGCCCCGCGTGGACCGGGCCCGCGCCGTGCAGGAAGCCCGCTTTCGCGAATACGCCGACATTCACTCCAACGCCATGATGCCCCCGCAGATGGTGAAGGACCTGTGCGCCATCAGCGAAGAGGGGCGCACGCTGCTGAAGACAGCCATGGAGCGCCTCGGCCTGAGCGCCCGCGCCTACGACCGGATTCTGAAAGTGGCCCGCACCATTGCCGACCTGGCCGGCGCCGACGACATTCAGCTGCCGCACCTGGCCGAAGCCATTCAGTACCGCAGCCTCGACCGCGAGGGCTGGGCCGGCTAA